The Arctopsyche grandis isolate Sample6627 chromosome 7, ASM5162203v2, whole genome shotgun sequence genome includes a window with the following:
- the LOC143914091 gene encoding heparan sulfate 2-O-sulfotransferase 1-like → MTSALEGLGMLVQIGMDSSVVKILLIFNIFFLLEMKSIITTSFRSLLIDDGRFTSSRNTNKATVLGMRIHLRLVILVALVIFTLCFVFENVLCYRCEGSRVPHHQNIRPTEAPWFRRVTKSLAELPKVPELSDHILMFNRAPKSGGETIVLMLQMLQGYNSFRHIRLAGTSERMDHQQQKVFTKEVSDIIREQAIPLSFDKTVYFTNFTEFNIQSPIHISLIREPFDSVVSRMSALPLKGTTEAHQTKMVKSVTERFADCWIAGRPRCSLFDGAPHEFIIPYFCGHDQECLKPNNRWALNRAKENVERYYPVVGLLEYLNETVLVLENRLPMFFKGASELYANKISESQKNWKRKTIVKKIVEERLKDILASEHEFYNWIKARLFSQVNSHT, encoded by the exons atgaCATCAGCACTCGAAGGGTTAGGTATGTTAGTTCAAATCGGCATGGATTCTAGTGTAGTAAAAATTCtgttaatattcaatattttcttcCTATTAGAAATGAAGAGTATTATTACTACGAGCTTTCGCTC CCTTCTAATTGACGATGGAAGATTCACTTCATCTCGCAACACAAACAAAGCAACAGTGCTCGGCATGCGCATTCACTTGCGGCTGGTGATCTTGGTTGCATTGGTTATCTTCACGTTGTGTTTTGTCTTCGAAAATGTCCTTTGCTACCGGTGTGAAGGTAGTCGAGTCCCCCATCATCAGAACATCAGACCCACGGAGGCTCCTTGGTTCAGAAGGGTCACTAAGAGTCTGGCTGAACTACCCAAGGTGCCCGAGCTGAGCGATCATATCCTCATGTTTAATCGCGCGCCAAAAAGTGGCGGTGAAACCATCGTGCTAATGCTGCAGATGCTTCAAGGTTACAACAGCTTCAGGCACATCCGGTTAGCTGGAACTTCCGAGAGGATGGATCATCAGCAACAG AAAGTCTTCACTAAAGAAGTATCAGATATCATTAGAGAGCAGGCAATACCATTAAGTTTTGACAAAACAGTTTATTTCACGAACTTCACTGAATTCAATATTCAATCACCAATACACATAAGTTTAATAAGAGAACCTTTCGATAGTGTCGTATCAAg AATGTCAGCATTGCCGCTGAAAGGAACTACAGAAGCACATCAAACAAAAATGGTGAAGAGTGTTACTGAAAGATTCGCAGACTGTTGGATAGCGGGTCGTCCTCGATGCTCGCTATTTGATGGAGCTCCACACGAATTTATTATACCTTATTTCTGTGGACACGATCAAGAATGTTTGAAACCAAATAACAGATGGGCCTTGAACCGAGCTAAAGAAAATGTCGAGAGATACTATCCAGTTGTGGGACTCCtcgaatatttaaatgaaaccgTGCTTGTATTGGAGAACAGACTGCCGATGTTCTTCAAAGGAGCTAGTGAATTATACGCTAATAAGATTTCTG AGTCACAAAAGAATTGGAAGCGTAAAACAATCGTGAAGAAAATTGTTGAAGAGCGATTGAAGGATATTTTGGCGTCCGAACATGAATTTTATAATTGGATCAAAGCGAGATTATTCAGTCAAGTAAACTCACACACCTaa
- the LOC143914671 gene encoding obg-like ATPase 1, which produces MPPKKHEEPERKPLIGRVGTNLKVGIVGIPNVGKSTFFNVLTKSQAAAENFPFCTIDPNENKVPVPDERFDYLCQFHKPASKVPAFLNVVDIAGLVKGASEGQGLGNAFLSHIKACDVIFNLCRAFDDDDVVHVEGEVNPIRDLEIIGEELRLKDEDYLMQNLDKLEKNAGRSGDKKLKPEFDAMAKIKTVLVEEKKHIRFADWTAADIEVLNKHLFLTSKPAMYLVNLSEKDYIRKKNKWLPKLKEWVEKHDPGSLIIPFSGVFENKIIDMEPEERANFLKENNCTSALDKIIVQGYKALQLEYFFTAGPDEVKAWTIQKGTKAPQAAGRIHTDFEKGFIMAEVMHYKDFKEEGTEAAAKAAGKYRQQGRNYTVEDGDIIFFKFNAGAGLKDPKKK; this is translated from the exons ATGCCACCAAAGAAGCACGAAGAGCCCGAAAGGAAGCCTTTGATTGGCCGAGTGGGAACGAATTTGAAAGTAGGCATTGTCGGTATTCCGAACGTTGGTAAATCAACTTTCTTCAACGTCCTCACTAAGAGTCAAGCTGCTGCCGAAAATTTCCCTTTCTGCACTATTGATCCTAAtgaaaataa GGTACCAGTTCCCGATGAGCGTTTTGATTATCTCTGTCAGTTCCACAAGCCGGCAAG CAAAGTGCCAGCGTTTCTCAACGTGGTCGACATCGCCGGTTTGGTGAAGGGCGCCTCTGAGGGTCAGGGCTTGGGCAACGCTTTCCTCTCCCACATCAAAGCCTGCGATGTCATCTTCAACCTGTGTC GCGCTTTCGATGACGACGATGTGGTGCACGTTGAAGGAGAAGTCAATCCTATCCGTGATCTGGAAATCATCGGCGAAGAGCTTCGTCTCAAAGACGAAGATTACTTGATGCAGAACCTGGACAAGTTAGAAAAAAATGCCGGTCGAAGCGGAGACAAGAAACTCAAACCTGAATTC GATGCAATGGCGAAGATCAAAACGGTTTTGGTAGAGGAGAAGAAACACATCAGATTCGCCGATTGGACAGCAGCTGAC ATTGAAGTATTAAATAAGCACTTGTTTTTAACGTCAAAGCCAGCTATGTATTTAGTGAATCTTTCTGAAAAGGATTACATTAGGAAAAAGAATAAATG GCTTCCGAAACTGAAAGAATGGGTAGAAAAACACGATCCTGGATCATTGATTATTCCATTTTCaggcgttttcgaaaataaaatcattgacatGGAGCCTGAAGAGAGGGCTAATTTCCTGAAAGAGAATAATTGCACCAG CGCATTGGATAAAATCATCGTACAAGGATATAAGGCACTACAGTTAGAATATTTCTTCACTGCTGGTCCAGATGAAGTTAAAGCTTGGACGATTCAG AAAGGAACAAAGGCACCACAAGCAGCCGGAAGAAttcatactgattttgagaagggaTTTATAATGGCAGAAGTGATGCACTATAAAGACTTCAAAGAAGAAGGAACTGAAGCTGCAGCCAAAGCCGCTGGAAAATATCGGCAACAAG gtCGGAATTACACTGTGGAAGATGGCGATATAATTTTCTTCAAATTCAACGCTGGAGCCGGTCTGAAGGATCCTAAAAAGAAATGA